The nucleotide window CGGCGCCTCGCTGCCGACCCGTCGGCCGTACGACTCCGCGGTCGCGCCGGGGTTCCTGGCCGCGGGCGACGCCGCCGGCCACGTCAACCCGACCACCGGCGGCGGAATCGCCGGCGCAGCCTACGCTGCCACCTACGCCGCCGAGCAAGCCGTGACGGCGATCTCCGAGGGGGACGTGAGCGAGCCGAACCTCTGGAACTACAACGAACGGGTGATGGACCACTTCGGCGCCCGCTACGCCGGCTTGGACGTGTACAACCTCCTGTCGACGGCCGTCGACGTGGACGAACTGATGGGGCTGCTGGCGGCGCTGCCGGGCGAGAAGCTCGCGGAGGCGCTGTACTCCGGGAAGGCATCCGTCGGCCTCCGGCTGGCGCTGAAGACCGCCTACGAGAGCTACGGCCACTGGAGCCAGATCTGGGAGTTCTACAAGACGAAGCGGACCGCCGAGGACCTGATCGACCACTACGGTCGCTATCCGGACAGCCCGGAGGACTTCGCCGGCTGGCAGAACACCCGCGACGCGCTGATGGAGGACGTGTACGAGGTGACGGGCGCGGAGCCGAAGTACTGAGCCGAGTCAGTCGGCACCATCCCGGAACCGTTCAAGTGGAACGTCGGCCACCTCGTCGTAGTCGTCGTCACCGCCGACGACGAGCACCGCACCGAGTCGTTCTGCGGTGGCGAGCGCAACGGCGTCGCCGAGAGCTGGACTGTACCGGAGCACGTAACGGCAGTCTGCCGCCAGACACCGTCGGTGTCGACCGGTTCGACACCGATGGTGACGAGCCAATCGAGGTACTCGTCTTAGTGCTCGGTCGTGGTTTCGTGCGAGGACGCACCGTACTTCGGCGATGGTTGTTTGACTCGCGTAGCCACCTCTATCACCCGACTCAACCGCGTTGAGCAGTTTTGCGACGTACTCCGCACCGAGTTCGTCGTCGGCGTGCGCAATCAGAGGCTCCGCGTCGAACACCAACGGCCGATTGCTCGTCGGTGTCCTCGAACTTCGCCTCCCGATCGGGTACGTCTTGTTCGCGTTTCTCCTTGAGCAGGTCGGTCGCTCTCTTGTCTCCGTCCGTCTCCGAGCCTGCGCGTGCCGTGAACCCTCGCATCTCGTCGGGCGACGGAACCGGCTCGACGACAGTTTCACCATCGTCGGTCTCTCTGAACGACACTCTCCCCGGGGTGTCCAGCCCTAACCGGTCACGGAACCGCTTCGGGATCGTCGCCTGTCCGTGTTTGCTCACAGAGACAACTTCTTTGACAGAGCTGTTCTTACATTCAGAGTCACTCGTGTTCTCGAGTATAGCGTAGAGTCTGAATAACTGTTTGCCAGAGCACGTCGCCGGTACGTTCGTCTACCGAATTCGGTCAGTCAGACTCTGCTCACGACAACACCCGTCCCGACACGGAACGCTTTAGCCGCCCGTGGCCGCAGGATTTGCCAACAGATGACCGGACAGCCACGAGGTGGTCGCCCGTGACGATGGACGACCGGATCGAAGAGCTCCGGGAGCGACGGAGCGAGGCGGAGAAAGGTGGCGGCGAGGAACGCATCCAGTCACAACACGACAAAGGGAAGCTGACCGCCCGGGAACGGATCGACTACTTCCTCGACGACGACACCTTCCACGAGTTCGACCAGTTCCGCAGCCACCGCACCCACAAGTTCGGGATGGAGGAGAAGCAGTACCCCGGCGACGGCGTGGTGACGGGCTACGGCGAGGTGAACGGTCGGAAGGTGTTCGTGTTCGCCCACGACTTCACCGTCCTCGGCGGGTCCCTGGGCGAGGTGTTCGCCGAGAAGGTGTGTAAGGTGA belongs to Halobaculum sp. MBLA0143 and includes:
- a CDS encoding type II toxin-antitoxin system VapC family toxin, coding for MFDAEPLIAHADDELGAEYVAKLLNAVESGDRGGYASQTTIAEVRCVLARNHDRALRRVPRLARHHRCRTGRHRRCLAADCRYVLRYSPALGDAVALATAERLGAVLVVGGDDDYDEVADVPLERFRDGAD
- a CDS encoding AbrB/MazE/SpoVT family DNA-binding domain-containing protein is translated as MSKHGQATIPKRFRDRLGLDTPGRVSFRETDDGETVVEPVPSPDEMRGFTARAGSETDGDKRATDLLKEKREQDVPDREAKFEDTDEQSAVGVRRGASDCARRRRTRCGVRRKTAQRG